The Setaria viridis chromosome 2, Setaria_viridis_v4.0, whole genome shotgun sequence DNA window TTGACTTTGTCCGGATAATTCAGTAACAAGACTACAATAAAGTCAGCTCGGAAGCAAACATGAAGCTAGCCCCAGTTCATATCGATTGGTGAAGCGCAAAAATGCAGCCGACCCTTATCATATAACAGTATAACACAAGAAATCGTCGACCTCTAACAAGTAGTACTATCATGTTTTACCCTTTGGGCGAGTCTGAAGACCCAACTCGTTTCTACAACCACACACAGAGAcaaataagaaaaggaaaagcaGGCTCCGAGGCTCAACTGGCAATTGCAGAGGAGGATGCACTTGACCATGTCCTCGAACAGTGTTGGCGAGCGGAAGATGCGCCCGAacccctcctcccgcgccgccgcgtgcaTCGCCTGGaactccgccaccgccgccccgtccTCCTCCGACAGCCGCAGCATCCGCCGCACTTGCTCCTGCGGGAGGAACCAGGAATCAGCCGACGCGTATCGCTTCGGCGACAAAACCTCAAACAAGCTCCATCTATCAAGTGCTTACGAGGATGTAGTCCCGGTCGAGCGAGGAGAGAGCATCCGCGccctcgacggcgacgaggagcgcggTGCCCGGGCGCGCGGGGTGGGCGGAGACGCGGGCGAGGAGGGACGCGGAGCGgtcggaggcgaggcggagcgggcgcacgagcgcgcgggcggcggggttcCACCGGTTGGGCGCCATCATGAACAGCCCGTGGCTGCACACGGCCGCCGCCAGGTCGaacggcgccgcgccgccgggcgggagcgggagcgggagctccAGCTCCACGCGTGGCCCAGCgtgcggctgcgggcgcgcggcggggtcGCCGATTGGGTTAGGGATCGGCATGGCTGCGTCTCCGGGAGCTCGGGCGGCAGCAAGGGGTTGGGAGGGATCGAGCAACGGGCGGGTCGGCGGTTCAGGTGCTCGCCGCTCACCGCGTGCACAGTACGAGTATAATTGTGGGGGGTGTCCGCCATCGGGTGATGTGCAACTTTATGGTTTAGCTAGCCGTTGAATTTAGAGCTAGGTTTCTTCATGGCTTTAAGCTTTCTTAAGTATTGTGTTTTTTATTACTTTCTTGAAATATATTAGAATTCAATCAATTCTGATCAATTGAGATTAGAAAAGACGAAGTAGTGTCAATCAATTGAATTCAGGGCGATGGGGTCATTCCATTTGACTCGTACTGATGAGAAGAGTTTTACTCCATGTGAACCAATTGAAGTATTCTGAGTACCAAAATTGACAAGAGACCGGGCCAATGCTACAAAACAAAATTGAGATTACCAAGAATTTTGCTTCACATATTACATTTAAGGAGTTAATTTTACGTTTGTCACACATGAAGCCGTAAAGAAGAGAGGCTCGCAAACAAGGGCCACGCATGATATAAGTTTTATTATGTACTTCAAATTAACTGAGAAACAGAACGTGCAATGATATCCATTTCGGTTTCACATCATTTGCCAGTTCCATTGCATCACAAGCATAGCACAGTAGTCAAAGAAACGTCTAgcgccaaggagtacatctATGCTAACTCAACTAAGGACTATACACAATTCATTCCGATTGCACTCATTTACATTCGgtggcctctctctctctactttCAGGACGAAGCGTGAAAGACACTAGGTGAAAGCCCTGTGCTTCCACGGAACCTTGCTTCAATACAAGGAAAACGATCTTCATATGTCGGCCCCTGTGCAATAGGATTCAGGAACTTCCTTCAGCTGGCTTTGGTTTGGCTAAAGTCGTCAACCTCAATCTTCAAAAGAAattaacaaggaatgttcatttCAGCATGTGATATCATACTGGCAAAATCTGAGAATTCCTCAGAGAAAATGTTCATGCAGACAAGTAATGATTCAGATAGTACCTAAGTGGTTTTCTTGGGGCAGTTGATGCCGACGCAGGAGCAGCTCCAACTGATGGAGCAGCAAGCTCAAGTGGCTTTTGTTGCACCAAAACAAATGGACAAACACACAGTTAGTAAGAAAACACAAAGGAAATAACAGAAGTATAAAATGGCAATCTATGATTTAGAGAGGAGATAATTGCACAAATTTTGTGAACTTGCGATATGGATTGTTGATTTGGGTCCATGAAATAGTAAACTAGACATATGGCCACAAAGCTGTGAAGTATTGCAAGGAAGTTCCAAAGGTGGTGTTGACTACAAACATAGCATCGTGTTAATTTAGGTGTGGTCATCTGGGGCATGTGATTAGCCCTCCCTTTACACTTTCTCTTCATCATGTATTCACCACCTCACACTCCCAGACGAAATCAGGCTTGCTTTTCCTGTTGGATGCTGGACTACTACTACCAATTGGAAGAGTTGGGAAAGTGGTGGGCACTGTAGGATTCAAAAGAAGAGAGACAAGACCAGCAACGTGACCAGCAGACAGGACAGAGATTGGTGGTATTGGATACGGTAGGAAACAGGGCAGCAGGAAAACAGGCAACCTTTGTTCCTGATTAGCTGCATTACTGAGACTGCCTTGTCTCATGCTGCTCAGCTTGACTCCCCATCTTCCATCCATTTAAGATGCAATGACAAGTGAGATGGAGATGAGTGCATGGTTGTGGGTGGTTTAAGTGCTCAGTGGTAGAAGAGAAATTGGTGCTTAGCCACTAAGGAGGAGCTCTGTCATGGAAGAGGACAGTAGTAAAGGCAAAAAGAAAATGCTTTTCTACAAACTTTGGTGCCCCATCAGCACCCCCTACTAAGATGTATGACAAGACATGGCAGTGCTTAAAAAATCCCACTTGGACCTTCCTTGCCTGGTTTCACAAATTTGTGGACATAGCTGTGCAAGGTTGTTGAAGAGAGGACCAGAGGGCTAGATACAATATGCTGTTCTGGTAAAAGAAAGTGGGACAAACTAGTCCAACTAAATGGAAacaaaggaaaaatataagttGCATATCAACTTCCTAAGATCAGGCAAAACATGTCAAGATAAAATACTGGAAGCTACTTACTTGACCAATTGCTCTCTATGCATAAAATGATCACAGTTCATACAAAATTATAAGACACTGATTAAACATGCCCTAGGTCCTAGTTTTCTTGTCTATGTGGCTGGACACATCAGAATATTGTAAGCACAATATTTGCAGAACAATTAGATAGATAGCTAGTAAAACAAAAGTATCTGCTGCAATTATGCCCAACAAAAGTATCTGCTGCAGTTATGCACCAACACAATGTTCTTTAAGGCTCTAATAGCATATGTAGGCACATCGCATACAATTGAAAATGAAACAAGGTAAAGGGTTGCATTTACATTTTATTGATTGGTTTATTTTGCAGTAACAAATTTGGGGATCCTAAACGAAAACAACTAGAGAAAAATGCAAGATCATAGCTCATAGGGAgggacagaaaaaaaaatcaggtatTAGCTATCAAGGTCATAATACCATCCTAAACAATTTTGAAAATCTTCAGTTAAAAACTATTCATGTAAGAGAAAAGATAATACCTCAAGCTCTTCAGTGGCTTTGCGCTTCAGATTATTAGAATTTTGGGGCCTCAGAGAACATGGTTGTTCCAGGTTATCTTCAGAAGAGCCCTCCAAAGATGGCCTCTGATCAGCATTTATATCTACCTGATTAGCTTTAACTTGATGATAGGACACCAGCTCATCAAGTTCATCAGGTTCAGCTGGAATAGCAGGTGGCAAACTGGGCAAGTTGTTTGCAGCACTGTCTGCACATTCTCTTTGTGAACTGTTAAGAGAGGAACCAGGCCCATATGATTGCCAACCATTGTTGGAATTAGGCAGCAAAATGTTATGTTGCTTGACTGCATGGCACACATTATTTTGCACAGGAGCAAATGTACTTTCCTGATAGTGTTCTGGATGTTCACGCTCAACAGATTCTGCATGAAAATTAGCATGGCCATTCAAAGCTTCTTTATTGGGTAAACTAGAGGGCAACACAGAAGTACTTCCCAGCAACTGAAGGCAGCCATTATCTGGTTCTGGTTGTTTTGTATAGCTGCCTTTATATGGTATAGGTTGAGCATCACTACAACTGACTGTGCACAATACATTTTCTACCTGACCAGCTGAAACGTCACAAGCTGGAACAGTACGACTGTTCTTGTGTGCTGTTCTAGAAGAACGAGAAGGACGCACTCCACCaggaaaaacaaacaaaggaatttctcttctttttacatGGGACACTTCAATGTCCATTCCCTCTTTCCAGTGTTGATATGCACAAATATTGCTTTTGAACTCATTTACAATTCCCCTGATGTCGAATTGCTCAGCTTCTTGAGCTTGCACTGTTTGTTTTCTCCAAAGACCCATGAAGTAAAAGCAATGTAGTGGCCTTGATTTGTCTGAGAAATCTCTGGGATACGGATGTGCAAGGATCGTCTCATGTGAATATCGTTCAATCTGTATCAGCAGCAAAAGGTGCTATATAAGGAGACAGTGCACATTCTTGAAAAGATTGAAATGTATCTATTATTTACCTTTAATACAAGAGTGCGAAGGCGAGATTCCACCCAACCTTTCCAATTCCTGAGGTCATCTTCATTTCTCGCTGTGATATTAACTTCTAGATAATTTTTATATGATTCAAAAAATGGAAATGGCTCGAACAATGCATCCCAGTCTGCTTTTCCTTCATCAATGGCCTACAATTAGTTTCAAAGTAAATTTGAGGCAGAGTAGAGCTCAGACCAATTAGTTGATACAGTTAGATAACAACTTTCTTCCCATTACTCTACGGAAACAGTGGCTTACATGGCTAATTAACTAAGGGGGCTGGAATAATTCCTAACACTAGTGAGATAACACAGTGAGCCAAATAAGCTGATCAAGGTAATAAGTGATAAAATCAGCCAATCAACAAGTATTAAGGCATCTAAACTGTATAGTACTGAAGATATGGCTGATGAAGACAATAGTCCATGTACATGTTGAAGATGACAAAATGACAACTACTACAAAGTGCATAAGTAATGGGTTACTGTCTGACAGAATAAAGTTTGCAAATGTTACAATGGAATATAATAAAGTTAACCAACTTTAATATGCACCAGATCAAATCACGATTAAAAAAAAGGTATCCTACACTACTGACTATCATTGAGCCTAATGTTTGCACTGAGTTACACTTGAGAGTTCTTTCACTAACATTTGCACATACTACACCAAGATCAATGTTATTTTAAGAGATAGAGTTCATGAACTATCAACTATATAAATAGaaattttagataaacatgTCACAAGTCTATTAGTAATACGTTCATATAATTATAAAAAAAGGAACCTCATAGTTATATAATACCCTAAACTCCAGATATTTTTTCCATTCATTTACTGAAATAaggataagaaaaaaaagaatgtacCTGGCAAATCTCAAATGCTCGTGTGAATTCTTGGATCATCACATACCTAGTACTAACAGATACATTATAGCTAGAATTCATGCAAGGGTAAGCAGGTGTAATAATAGGCATTTGATGGCCCCTGTCTCTGTAATTTCTTCTTGGATCCCACACAGCGAGACCAAGAGGACCCTCCTCAATATGGCAAAGCATAACAGGATTAGGCCACTTCCACTTGCTGTAGACACGGAAAAAACGAGATATCAACATGCTAGGGGATGCATTTGGGTACAGTTGACAGATTCGACCGACAAGAATTGCCCAGTTTATACCACCCAGAAATCCCATAACCTGGACAGGATCACAAAGCCTTTGTTACAAAATGTACATAATTTACAAGTGACACCATAACATAAACATGTCAATACGGTAAAGCATAATCCTGAAACAAGAAAAATCTTGAGAGAATCATACGTTTGAGTAAACCCCGCGACGCTTTCCCCAATATCTTATGAATCTTAAGGTTGTGCGAAAACTCTGGATTGACAAAAAAGATGGTATTAATCCAACAAGAAAAACACTATGAACATGGACTTCAAAAATAGGTATCGTAAGGAAACAAACCGGAATGTTTGGAACCAATTTTAAAATTTGATCAGTAACCCGACACCCATTTAGACTACGAACAGTCTGTTCATCAACATTATACAGTATTGAGTCCTGAGAAAGATCTAGGTCCTGAAAATGAAATAACATACCATAATTAGGAGCATATCAAATGTCATAAATAATGGAAGAACTCACTTGCCAACTTCCAAAGGCATAATTGGTTAGCAAGATAAATCACATGCCAACAAAAACAAATACATTAAATGTTAAGTTGCAGTCAAAAACACGTTAATTCCTCGAAATGCATAATATTTACTCATTTGTTATAATCAGTGCAAGATCAATCTGTCATGCAATATACAAAGTTTATGCAAACAGCAATGCTGTAACACAAACTTACCTCAGGAATCACTGCATGAGCAAGGTTAGCATACAGAAGGTCAATAGAGACCCCATTAATTTTGAATCCCAGAACAGGCACATGAGCATCTGGTACTGGATGTAACTCCGTAACTTCTGGCATCTCAGCGAGCATTTCGTGAAGCCACCTGAAGAAGTACTCCtgtggaaagaaaagaaaaaaaaatagaaggttCATTCAACATCATAGTGACATAGAAACTTTTGGATTTTAAAAGTAGACCCGCTTACATTTCGAGTTGCATGTCTTGGACCAACACATAGTGTATCAATGTCTGCGCCAGGACCATGTACCTGTACAATAAAAGATTGAACAAGAAATTTAGAGCAAGTAATTTATGGAACTGAGATACGCGGTACCTAACTGCAACTACAAGATTCTACATAGGAAAAGATGGAACAGAAAATTCATACACATAATGTTTAAGAATGCATCATTCGCAGGCCCATACATATATGTAGTAAT harbors:
- the LOC117842297 gene encoding nuclear poly(A) polymerase 1, yielding MSKAKNSNGYLGVTEPISLSGPTEKDLVQTAEVEKYLSSAGLYESQEEAVSREEVLGKLDQTVKAWIKKATRISGYGEQFVHEANAKIFTFGSYRLGVHGPGADIDTLCVGPRHATRNEYFFRWLHEMLAEMPEVTELHPVPDAHVPVLGFKINGVSIDLLYANLAHAVIPEDLDLSQDSILYNVDEQTVRSLNGCRVTDQILKLVPNIPSFRTTLRFIRYWGKRRGVYSNVMGFLGGINWAILVGRICQLYPNASPSMLISRFFRVYSKWKWPNPVMLCHIEEGPLGLAVWDPRRNYRDRGHQMPIITPAYPCMNSSYNVSVSTRYVMIQEFTRAFEICQAIDEGKADWDALFEPFPFFESYKNYLEVNITARNEDDLRNWKGWVESRLRTLVLKIERYSHETILAHPYPRDFSDKSRPLHCFYFMGLWRKQTVQAQEAEQFDIRGIVNEFKSNICAYQHWKEGMDIEVSHVKRREIPLFVFPGGVRPSRSSRTAHKNSRTVPACDVSAGQVENVLCTVSCSDAQPIPYKGSYTKQPEPDNGCLQLLGSTSVLPSSLPNKEALNGHANFHAESVEREHPEHYQESTFAPVQNNVCHAVKQHNILLPNSNNGWQSYGPGSSLNSSQRECADSAANNLPSLPPAIPAEPDELDELVSYHQVKANQVDINADQRPSLEGSSEDNLEQPCSLRPQNSNNLKRKATEELEPLELAAPSVGAAPASASTAPRKPLRLRLTTLAKPKPAEGSS